Within Cyanobium sp. AMD-g, the genomic segment TGGATCACCGACAACGAGCGGGTCGAGATCCTGAACAAGGCCACCGAGGTGATCAACTACTGGCAGGAGGAAGGGCGCGGCAAATCCCTCGATGAGGCCAAGCTCAAGTTCCCTGACGTCACCTTCTGCGGGACCGCCTGAGACCTGCGTTCCCTGGGAGGTTCAGCCGCCCAGGGAATCCCTTTCGAACTGTTCTGCGGCCGCGGCGGTGTCCGGGCTGGCGAACAGGGCTTCGGCAATGGCCGGACTGATCGTGTGGTGGGCCAGACCGGCAGCGGCCAGGCGGGCCAGATCCCCCGGCTGCCGCAGGCTGGCCACCAGCAGACGGGTGCTGGAGCCCACTCCGTCCAGAGCGCGCTGCATGGCGATCAGCTCGCCGTGGCCGTCGCGGCCGAGATCGCCGATGCGGCCCAGGTAGGCGGCGATGCCGTCGGCGCCAAGGGCAGCGGCCACCAACACCTGGGCCACCTCGTAGCAGGCGGTGAACGTGACGGGCACCCCTGCGGCGATCAGCTGCCGCGCCACCTCGGCCCCTCCCCGGGTGATCGGTACTTTCACCAGTACCCGCTCGGGATCGAGGGCCGCCAGGGCCCGGCCGATGGCCAGCTGCTGCTCGCCATCCGCGCCCCAGGTCTGCAGATGCAGCTCGCGGCACCCCAGGGCCGCAGCGTGCTGAGCCAGCCACCCCAGGTGGTCGAGATTGCAGGGCTGGCCGGCCCGCCGCAGCAGGGTCGGGTTGGTGGTGACGCCCTGGAAGAGGCCGCTGGGCAGCCAGCGCTCCCACTCCAGGGGATCGGCGCTATCGAGCAGCAGACGCAGGGCCATGGCGGTCAGGGGGTGGTGGCTGGGGACAGGGCCCACTGCCGGCTGAGGGCCTCCAGCAGGGCCGGGCAGGCGCCGAGGGCCTGCAGGTTGCGGCGGGGATTTGCCGCTGGCGGTTTGGCCGCAGCAGGCTTTGCCGCCGTTGGACCGGCAGCGGGCAGATCCGCCGCGATCAGGGCGGCCAGGGGATCCGTGGCCGCCGCGGCTTTCAATCGGGCCGGATCCTGCCGGCCCTGGCGCAGGGCGACGAACAGGTCGCGGCGGCGGCGCAACTCCAGCGGAAGGCTGGCCGGCTGGCCGCAGAGGCGCTCCACCTCGGCCAGGGCGGCCCGCAGCCCGGGGGAGGTGGGCGCCGCCTGCGGCGAGACCTGGCTTCGGGGCCAGACCAGGGCCAGCCAGCCCGCACCGGCGGCGGCCAGGGCCAGGCCGATGGCCACGGCCCGGCCGATCGCCGGGCGCCGCCGCTGGGGACGGGGGCGGGGAAGGGACGCCTGGGCGGCCTGGGCAGGGGATGGCGTCACCGCCGGGGCGGGCAGCGGCGCCGGCGGCTCGCCAGGCGCTCCGGCGCGCCCGATGGCCACGGTCACGTCGTCGCCGCTGCCCTCGCGGCTGATCCGATCCAGCGCCTCCGGCAGGATGCCGGCCGCCTCGGCGCCGCTGCCGGCCAACCAGGCCGCCAGGGTGAGGAAATCGCTGTCGGTGGCGCAGGACTTGCGGATGCCGTCAGTGCAGAGCACCAGGGCGAAATCGCGCGGGTCCGGCGCCAGGGGATGCAGGGCCGCCCGGCGGGCGAACAGGGACGCCGCCTGGGGCTGACAGAGGCTGCAGGTGGCTTCGCCGAGGGCCGTGGGTTCGTTCTCCTCCTGCAGCAGCCGGGCACGCCCGTCCGCCTCCACCCGCACCAGGTCCCAGTCGCCCAGGCCCGTATGGCCCCACCAGCAGGTCGTCATCACCACCAGGCCCAGGGTGCTGCCGTAGAGCAGGGGCTCGAAGTCGCCCTCGCCGGGGTCGCTCTGCCAGTGGGCCTGCACAGCCTCCAGCCAGCGGCACTGGACCGCCTCGGGCAGGCCATGGGCCAGCCAGCGACTCCAGGCCCCCTCCCCGTCCCCCGGGGGCGCGGCGGCCAGGGCGTCAGCCACCACGGCCAGGGCCGTCTCGCAGGCCAGGCGGCTGCCCACCTCGCTGCGGCGGTAGCGGCGCCCCCCGTGGCCATCGGCCACCGCCATCAGCATCACGGGCTGGCCATCGGTGTCGCGCAGCTCGCGGCAGAGCACGGCGTCCTGGCAGGGGCGGCCGGCCCTGAGGTGGGCGGCCCCGGCCCGGCTGGCAGCGATCGGCGCCGCCCAGCGGTTCACCACACCAGGGGACCGACGTCGTCGGTGGGATCCAGCACGGTGGGGGGCAGATCCGGCAGGGGGATGTTGCCCGCCGCAGGCTCCAGGGGCGTCTCGCCCACCCGGCTGGCCGGCATCGAGGCGGCGCCCACCACCGCCGTGGAGGCCCACTGGATGTACTGGGCCAGGGACGTGGCATTGCTGGCCTGCAGGGGGCGGCGGGGCGAGCGGCCCTCCGTGGCCGGCTCAATGCCGATGAACCGCTGCAGGACCTCCAGGTCGGCGTCGTGGCCCAGGGCGATGGCCAGACGCACCGCCTTCTGGGCCCAGGGCACCCGCAGCAAAGCCTCCAGGCCGGCGGCGAAATCATCGGTGGGCTGGCCGTCGGAGATCAGCACCAGCACCGGCGGCAGGGCGCGCACCTCCATCGGCGGGGTCTGCAGGGCCGCCGCCACCAGCTTCAGGGCCTCCCCCATGGCCGTGATGCCACCGGCCTGGAGATCGCGCCACTCCAGCTGATCCACCGGCGTGGGGGTCTCGATGTGCCAGGCGGCATGGTCGGCGAAGCGCACGGCCCGCACCAGCACCCGTGCCTCCGGGTTGTCCCGGGCCACCGCCGCCATGCCCGGCAGCGACTGGCGGATGGCCTGGTTGAGGGCCTGCATCTTGCCCGAGGCGGCCATGGAGCCGGAGCAGTCGCAGAGGTAGAGGAAATGGAGCGGCCGGTTGGCCAGCTTGACGTCGGGAAACGGCATCGCTCAGGCGGCGGGGGCTGGAGGGATGGGGCGCTGCACGGCGATCGGACCCGCCGGGGTGTGGATCCGGGTGAGTGCGGCGAGGCTACAGCTCTCGCCAGGCCCCACCGGCCAACTGCGGCCATCGGCGGCCTCGCCGCTCCAGGCGGCGGCCGAGAGATTGCATAACCCCAGGCGACGGGGGTCCTGGGGGTGGGCCACCACCCGGGCCAGCGGCCGGCGCAGATCCTCCCCGGCCAGGGCATCGAAGTGGTGGGGGTGCAGCTCGTTGTCCGGGGCGGCCAGCACCGAGCCCCGGGGCAGGGCCAGGGTGATCGGCTCCGGCAGGGGGGCGCCGCAGCTCCAGCACAGCGCCGGGCCGCCGCTGGCCTGGAAGTTTTCCTGGCCGCAGGCGGGGCAGAGGGCACGGCGGTCGAGGGTGCGGGCCAGCTCCTGCTTCCACTGGCCCGTGAGGGCGCGGCGGGAGGGCTGCTTCATGCCGCGGCAGAAGGTCTGCTCGAACAGCGCCTGGAGGGGGCGGGGGTAGATGGGCCAGGTGATCAGGGCGGCCGCATGCTCGATCGGGTCGGGCCGGTTGCGGTCGTCGACCGGATCGAAGATGAACACCGGATCCTCGCCGCAAAGACGGCGGCGGGCCGGCTCGTCAAGGCAGCGGATCGCCAGCTCCATCTGGCCCTTGAGCGGATCGTGGCGCGTGAGCAGCCGGAACAGCAGCGCCGCCAGGGAAAACAGGTCGCTGTCGGCGCCGGGCCGGGCCTGGCCCAGCAGCACCTCCGGGGCCATGAAGCCCGGGGTGCCCAGCACCGCGCCGTGGTCGGCGCCATCCACCGCGACGTTGTCGTTGTCGCAGATGAGGATGCCGCCGCTGCCGGGCTCCAGGAACAGGTTGCCCAGGGAGACATCCTTGTAACAGAGGCCCGCCAGGTGCAGGGCATGGAAGGCATCGGCGAGGCCGAAGCAGGCGCGCAGCACCTGGCGCAGGCCGATCGCCAGCCGGCCGGCGGCATGCTCGCAGGCCCCCACGTAGGCGGGCGGCCGCAGGGCCATCAGGTAGCCGAAGCTCTCCTGGCGGATGCGGATCAGGGGGCGGCTCTCTGGGCTGGCCCGCAGCAGGGCGATCGGCCAGAGGAAATCCTCATTCGGGGCAGTGGCCCGGATGCTGGCGATCAGGCGCCGCTCCAGGCCGCCGTCACGGGCGATGCAGGCCGGCAGATACCACTTCAGGGCCAGCCGCTCCCCCTCCATTTCCACCTCATACACCTGGCCCTGGGTGCCGCCCCCGAGGCCCCGGATGATCTGGAGCGGGGCCGCCAGACCCTCGAAGTCCAGGCTGGCGCCCTCCGGCAGGATCCAGCTCATGGCCGTCTCCCCGACGCCGGGGCCGGACCCATCGCCTTGCGGATGCCGTTGCGGTGGGCCAGGGCCGTCTCCAGGCTGTCGAAGCGGTGCCGGTAGGCCAGGCCGTCCTGCAGTGTCACCTCCAGCAGATGCTCCCAGCGGGAGCCCAGCAGGATCCAGCCCGCCAGCGCCCCCAGCTGCAGGGGCCAGAACAGCCACGGGAAGGGAAGCAGCAGCAGGCCGCCCAGGCAGAGCAGCAGCCACCAGCTGAAGGCCTGGGGATGGCGCCGGCGGCTGCGCACGTAGGCCGAGCGGATCCGATCGAGGGGCAGGGAGCGGCCGGCGAAATCCAGCTGCCCGGCCACCGCCTTCGGCACAGGCGGCGGCGCCGGTCGCCCCAACGCCCCGCTGGCGGCGGGGGGTGGACTGCCGCTGGCACGGAACTGCAACACCGGCCCCTGCAGGCCCAGCCGGATCTCATCGCCGTCCGAGAGGGGCCGGCAGTCCCGCAGCCGGGCGCCCTCCAGGTAGGTGCCGTTGGCGCTGCCCAGGTCACAGAGCAACCACTGGCCCGCCCGCGTTCGCGACACCCGCACCAGGGCGTGGTGGCGGGAGACGCCCTGGGCCTGGCTCAGGCAGAGGCCGCTGGCCGGATCGCGGCCGATCGAGAGGGGCGTGCGGGGATCCAGCGGCACGCTGCGGCCGGGATCGTCCCGCAGCAGCAGCCGGGGGTGGACGCTCATCGGGGGTCCTCACCGCCCCTGGGACGGCGGCCAAGGCGCCGGTCGGCCAGGAACCGGCCCCACCAGCCCACCGGTTCCCCCTCCCGCCAGGGGACGACCCGCCCGGGGAACAGGAGCGCCCAGCTGGCCAGCAGCAGGGCCACCAGCAGCAGCAGCAGCAGCACCCAGCCGGGGATCGCCCCCACCCAGGTGGCGGCAAAGGTGGCCCGCACCGCATACACCCCGATGGTCAGGGCGGTCCAGATGCGGAAGGGTGCCCATGGATCCCGGCGTTGCTCCACCTGGCCGGCCGCTCCGATCGCTGCGGGTAGCGTATGGGAGCAAGGCAGACGGGCCGGGGATGGTGGGGACGACGGAGCAGGCGTCGCCTGGCGACATCACCGCCCCTGGCACCGCACCCCACACCGCACCCGAACCCGCCGCGGGTTGGCGGAGCCTCTGGCAGGCCCTTCGCCGCACCGCTGCGGATGGGGGCCGTCGCCGGGCCGTGACCACGGCCCTGATGGACCTGAAGCACCACGGCGCCTGGCTGGAACTCTGGATCGGCGGTCAGTGCCGCCGGCGTGTGGCCCTGGAGGGTGGCCGTTACCGCATCGGCCGGGATCCCCTCTGCGAACTGCAGGCCGACGCCACCGGCGTCAGCCGGGTGCACGCGATCGTGGAGCAGGAGCGCCCCGGCGACCGCGACTATGTCGGTGAGGATTTCAGCTCCGCCAACGGTCTGTTTCACCGCGACCGCCGCATCCGCGCCATCCACCTGCGGGACGGGGACAGGCTGCAGCTCGGCTCGCCGCTGAAGGGGGAGGCGCCCACCCTGGTGTACCGCCACCCCCGCAGCCCCCTGGGGCAGTTGGTGCACTGGGGCGCCATCGGTGCCCTGGTGGGCTCGGGCGTCGCCCTCGGGGGCCTGCTGCTGGCCACCACCGTCGCGGGCGGTTCCTCGATCCGCTCTGTGAGCGGGCCGGTGAAGGTGTTCTCCACCGATGGCCGCCAGATCGATGCGGCCGAGGGCTCCTCGACGGCCCTGCCGACGCTGGCGGACTACCCCCTGCACCTGCGCCAGGCCCTGATCGCCTCGGAGGATTCGCGCTTCGGCTGGAACAGCGGCATCGACCTGTTCGGCACCCTGCGCTCCCTGGTGCAGGGCACCGGCGGCGGCAGCGGCCTGGCCCAGCAGGTGGCCCGCATGGTCTACCCGGCCGTGGGCACCGACGTGTCGGTGGCCCGCAAGCTGCGGGAGCTGTGGGTGGCCTGGCAGCTGGAGGCGGGCTTCAGCAAGAACCGCATTCTCAAGATGTACCTCGACCGGGCCTACCTGGGCCTGGGCGCGGAAGGGTTCGAGCAGGCGGCCCAGCTCTATTTCCGCAAGTCGGCCAGCGCCTTGGATGTGGCGGAGTCGGCGTTCCTGGTGGGCCTGCTGCCGAGCCCCAACAGCTATAGCCCCTGCAACCGGGAGAACCCCACCTGGGGCAGGGAGCGCCGCGACCTGGTGCTGGGGCGGATGCACGCCGAGGGCTACCTCTCCGACCAGGCGCTGATCGACGCCCGCCGCCGACCGCTCAACATCGATCCCTCCGCCTGCGGCGCGTCCACCTATTCCAGTTATCCCTTCTTCAGCGACTATGTGATCGGCGAGCTGGAGGGGCGACGCTTCGCCCTCGACCTCAGCAGTGCGGAGGCCCGGGGCAACTACGCGGTGATCAGCAGCATCGATCCGCGCCTGCAGGCCATCGCCCAGAAGCAGTTGAAGGCGTTCCTCGAGGGGCCGGGGGGCCGGGCCGGGCTCACCCAGGGCGCGATGATCTCGATCGACTACGCCACCGGCGCGATCCTGGCCTACGTCGGCGGCGGCGACTACAGCCGCTCGAGCTTCGATCGGGTGCAGGCCCTGCGTCAGCCCGGATCCACCTTCAAGCTGTTCGCCTTCCTGGCGGCCCTGGAGGCGGGGGCGAAGCCCGGCGATGCCGTCTCCTGCGCCCCCCTGGCCTACGTGGCCGGCTGCCGGGGCGGGGGCGGCAGCACCAGCGTGGCGGCGGGCTTCGCCAGCTCCGAGAACGTGGTGGCCCTGCGGCTGGCCCAGCAGGCCGGCCTGGGCAAGGTGGTGGCCAAGGCCCGCCAGCTGGGCATCAGCACGCCCATGGAGGAGAGCTTCTCGATGGTGCTGGGCGGCAAGGAGACCTACCTCTACGAGCTGGCGGGGGCCTATGCCGTGGTGGCCAACGGCGGTCGCTCGGTGCCCCTGCACGGGGTGAAACGCATTTACGACCTGGGCATCTGCGGCTCGGTGCGGTCCCTGGACGACTGCCCCCCCAGCGGCGTCACCACACCGGTGGGCGAGCTGCCCCGTCAGCTGATCGAACCGGCGGTGGCCGCCGAGATGGATGCCCTGCTGCGGCAGGTGGTGAGCGGCGGCACCGGCCGCGCCGCCGGGGTGGTGACCGATGCCCGCGGCAAGACCGGCACCACCGACAACGGCGTCGATGTGCTGTTCGTGGGCTACTCCCCCTCCAGCCGCATCCTCACCGGCATCTGGATGGGCAATGACGACAACCGCCCCGCCCAGGCCGCCTCCGGCGCCCTGGTGGCCCAGTTGTGGGGGCAATACATGCGCGCCCTGGCGAGCTGATGTTGAGCGGGCTGAGGCCGGTGCCAGGGCTTCAGCCCAGCCAGCCCAGGCCCCGGGCCAGCTCCTGGGCGCGGGTGACCAGGGCCCAGGCCGTTCCCAGCACGGTGCCCCACCACCAGGGGCTGCTCCAGAGCCGGGCCTTGGGGCTGCTGCTGTCCTGGGGATCGCGGCGCGGCAGTTGCCAGCCCAGCTGGACGGCGCCAAAGATCACCAGCAGCACCCAGGCGGGGATCTCCACCGGACCCACCACAAAGGGATGGGCCTTCCAGTGCAGGAGGCTGAGGGCCGAAGCCAGGGCAATCAGCGCGGCGATCGGCCCGGAGGCCCCGTCCCACTGACGCAGCACCCGGGCCCGGCGGGCAATCAGCACCGCCGGTGCCGTCGTGGCCAGGGCGGTGAGGGTGTAACGCAACAGCAGGGAGGCCAGGGGCAGCGTTGAGCCCCCCAGCACGATCGCCAGCATCACCAGGTTGAGCAGGGCCTCGCGGCTGGCGGAATGGATCCAGGGCGCAGTGATCCAGCACCAGGCGCGGCGCGGGTCACCGCTGGCCTCGAGGCTCAGGGGCCAGCGGCGGCGCAGGCCCCGCAGCGGGCCGAGGGCCAGGACCTGCAACAGGGCCAGAGCCACCACCAGCACCGCGCCGCTGCCCCAGCGCCAGGGATCAAAGAACCACCGGTCGAGTTCTCCACCTGCCCAGAACAGCACCGGCGCCGAGGCGGCGGCAAGCGCCAGCCCGGGACCGAGGGGCCGCAGGCTCTGCAGCCAGGGCAGGCGCCCGGAGCTGACAGGGGCAAGATCGCTGGCTTGGGAATCACCGGCGGGCTGCGAGGCGGCCACCCCGGAGCAGGCCTCCAGCAGGTCGAGCAGCTCGGCCAGCACCCTCGGCGCGTAGATCCCAGCCAGATGCTGGCTGAGGGCCGTGACGGCACTGCGCTGGGGGCCACCCTGCCGTTGCAGCACCCGCAGCAGCAGGGGCTGGGTGGCGAGATCGCGCACGGGTCCGCGCAGGCTCTCCTCCGCCCCGAGGGCGTCGATCAGCCGGTTGGCCAGGGCCTGGGGGTTGTCCAGGCTGACGGAGCCGGTGGCGACCCACTGGCGCAGTTGCAGACCGAGTTCCCGACCTTTGCCCATGGCCGCCGCAGCCTCCGGGGCCGCAGAGAAACTCAGGCGGCCTTGCTGGCCTGAAGACGGGCGCGGGCGCGGGCCAGGGCCTGCTGGGCCTTGAGCTTCTCGGGGCTGGGATCGGAACCTTCCAGGGCCGAAGCGGCCTGCTGGGCCGCCTCGAAGTCGCTTTGGGCGGCGGTGGCATCGATGCTGCTGCCCAGCTCGGCACCGTTGACGAGCACGGTGACCTCATTGGCCACCACCTCGGCGAAGCCGCCCATCAGGGCGATCGACTGCCAGCTGCCCCCCTCCCGCACCCGCAGCACACCGCTGTCGAGGGCGGTGAGCATGGAGACGTGGCCGGTGAGGATGCCGAGCTGGCCGGTGGTGCCGGGCAGGATCACTTCGTCGGCGGTGCCGTCGAAGACGCTCTGATCGGGGGCGAGGACGCGCAGGGTAAGGGTCATGGGGTTTCCCGGATCAGGACTTGGCTGCGGCGAGGATCTTGGCGGCCTTGGCCCTCACCTGATCGATGTTGCCGACCAGATAGAAGGCGGCTTCGGGCAGGTCGTCGAGTTCACCGGCCAGGATCATGTTGAAGCCCTTGATGGTGTCGTCGAGCTTCACGTATTCGCCGGACTGACCGGTGAAGATCTCGGCCACGAAGAACGGCTGGGAGAGGAACTTCTCGATCTTGCGGGCCCGGTCCACCGTGCGGCGGTCGTCCTCGGAGAGCTCGTCCAGACCCAGGATCGCGATGATGTCCTGGAGTTCCTTGTAGCGCTGCAGGGTGGACTGCACGGCACGGGCGGTGCGGTAGTGCTCATCACCCACCACGGCGGGCTGAAGCATGGTGCTGGTGGAATCCAGGGGATCCACCGCCGGATAGATGCCCTTGGAGGCCAGACCGCGGCTGAGCACGGTGGTGGCATCGAGGTGGGCGAAGGTGGTGGCGGGTGCCGGGTCGGTGAGGTCGTCAGCGGGGACGTAAACAGCCTGGATCGAGGTGATCGAGCCTTCCAGCGTGGAGGTGATGCGCTCCTGCAGTTCACCCACGTCGGTGCCGAGGGTGGGCTGGTAGCCCACGGCCGACGGCATGCGGCCCAGCAGGGCGCTCACTTCGGAGCCGGCCTGCACGAAGCGGAAGATGTTGTCGATGAACAGCAGTACGTCCTGCTTGTTCACGTCGCGGAAGTGCTCGGCCATGGTGAGCGCCGACAGGCCCACGCGCATGCGGGCACCCGGGGGCTCGTTCATCTGCCCGTAGCAGAGGGCCACCTTCGACTTGGAGAGGTCACCGGCGTTGATCACGCCCGACTCCTTGAACTCCTCGTAGAGGTCGTTGCCCTCGCGGGTGCGTTCACCCACGCCACCGAACACCGAGACGCCGCCGTGCTCCTTGGCGATGTTGTTGATCAGCTCCTGGATCAGCACGGTCTTGCCGACGCCGGCACCACCGAACAGACCCACCTTGCCGCCCTGGCGGTAGGGGGCCAGCAGGTCGATAACCTTGATGCCGGTCTCGAAGACGCGGGGCTTGGTCTCAAGTTCGGTGAGCTTGGGGGCCTGACGGTGGATCGGGGCGGTCATCGACGTGGAGACCGGGCCCTGCTCGTCAACGGGCTCGCCGAGCACGTTGAAGATGCGGCCGAGGGTGGCCTCACCAACGGGAACGGAGATGGGGGCGCCGGTGTCGAGGGCGCCCATGCCGCGCACCAGGCCGTCGGTGCTGCTCATGGCCACGGCGCGGACCCGGTGGTCGCCCAGCAGCTGCTGCACTTCAGCGGTGATGGCCACCTGTTGGCCGGCGGAATTGGTGCCTTCGATGCGAAGGGCGTTGAAGATTCTGGGCAGCTTGCCGGCAGGGAATTCCACGTCGAGGACGGGGCCGATCACCTGGCGCACGGTGCCTTTGGTACCAGGGACGGCGGGAGCGGCAGCAGCCATAGGTAAGGAAAGAGCGTGATGTGCCCAGCGGGGTCCAATCACCCGCCTTAAGCGGCGCAACCTTACCACCGCAGGGGGCCTGGGGCCTGGGGTTCGGTCACCCGCACAGCCCTGGGATGGCGCCACGGCAGAGCCGGCCCCTAGGTTGGCAGTCGAAGGGCGCGAGTGCTAACTCGCCCCATCCAGCGACGCGCCGGCCCCGGTCGTCTTCCGTCGCTGCCTTCGCGTCCATCCATCGCGTCAATTCATGGCTGCCGTTTCTCTCAGCGTCTCCACGGTCAAACCCCTCGGAGATCGCGTCTTCATCAAGGTGTCCGAATCGGAGGAGAAAACCGCCGGTGGCATCCTTCTGCCCGACACCGCCAAGGAAAAGCCCCAGGTGGGTGAAGTGGTCCAGATCGGTCCTGGCAAGCGCAACGACGACGGTTCCCGTCAGGCCCCTGAAGTGGGCGTCGGCGACAAGGTGCTCTACAGCAAGTACGCCGGCACGGACATCAAGCTCGGCACTGACGAGTACGTGCTCCTGTCCGAGAAGGACATCCTGGCCGTCGTCAACTGATCTGACGGCGTTTCCGTCTGCATCACCTTCAACCAAGCAATCTTTTTTCTTCCATGGCAAAGCGCATTATCTATAACGAGCAAGCCCGCAGGGCCCTCGAACGCGGCATCGACATCCTTGCCGAAGCCGTTGCTGTCACCCTCGGCCCCAAGGGCCGCAACGTGGTGCTGGAGAAGAAATTCGGCGCTCCCCAGATCATCAATGACGGCGTCACGATCGCCAAGGAAATTGAGCTGGAAGACCACATCGAGAACACCGGTGTGGCCCTGATCCGTCAGGCCGCCTCCAAAACCAACGACGCCGCCGGTGACGGCACCACCACCGCCACCGTCCTGGCCCACGCCATGGTCAAGGCGGGTCTGCGCAACGTGGCCGCCGGCGCCAACGCCATCACCCTCAAGAAGGGCATCGACAAGGCCACCGAGTTCCTCGTCGGCAAGATCGAGGAGCACGCCAAGCCGATCTCCGACTCCAACGCCATCGCCCAGGTGGGCACCATCTCCGCCGGCAACGACGAAGAAGTGGGCCGCATGATCGCGGATGCCATGGACAAGGTGGGCAAGGAGGGGGTCATCTCCCTCGAGGAAGGCAAGTCGATGACCACCGAACTGGAGGTCACCGAAGGCATGCGCTTCGACAAGGGCTACATCTCGCCCTACTTCGCCACCGACACCGAGCGGATGGAAGCGGTGCTCGACGAGCCCTACATCCTGCTCACCGACAAGAAGATCGGCCTGGTGCAGGATCTGGTTCCCGTCCTTGAGCAGATCGCCCGCACCGGCAAGCCCCTGCTGATCATCGCCGAGGACATTGAGAAGGAAGCCCTCGCCACCCTGGTGGTGAACCGTCTGCGTGGCGTCCTGAACGTCGCCGCCGTCAAGGCTCCCGGCTTCGGTGACCGCCGCAAGGCCATGCTCGAGGACATCGCCGTTCTCACCAACGGTCAGCTGATCACCGAGGACGCCGGGCTCAAGCTGGAGAACACCAAGCTGGAGATGCTGGGCACCGCTCGCCGCATCACCATCAACAAGGACACCACCACCATCGTCGCCGAAGGCAACGAGGCGGCGGTGAAGGCCCGCTGCGAGCAGATCCGCAAGCAGATGGACGAAACCGACTCCTCCTACGACAAGGAGAAGCTGCAGGAGCGTCTGGCCAAGCTGAGCGGCGGTGTGGCCGTGGTCAAGGTGGGCGCTGCCACCGAAACCGAGATGAAGGACAAGAAGCTGCGCCTGGAAGACGCCATCAACGCCACCAAGGCGGCCGTTGAGGAAGGCATCGTCCCCGGCGGTGGCACCACCCTGGCCCACCTGGCCCCGGCCCTCGAGGAGTGGGCGGCCGCCAACCTCTCCGGCGAGGAGCTGATCGGCGCCACCATCGTGGCCTCGTCCCTCACCGCCCCGCTCAAGCGGATCGCTGAGAACGCCGGCGTCAACGGCGCCGTCGTCGCCGAGCACGTGCGCAACAAGCCCTTCAACGAGGGCTACAACGCCGCCACCGGCGAGTACGTCGACATGCTGGCCGCCGGCATCGTCGATCCCGCCAAGGTGACCCGCTCCGGCCTGCAGAACGCCGCCTCGATCGCCGGCATGGTGCTGACCACCGAGTGCATCGTGGCCGACATGCCCGAGAAGAAGGAAGCTGCACCCGCCGGTGGCGGTGGCGGCATGGGCGGCGACTTCGACTACTGATCGCGCCAGCGGTCAGCGTCGGATCTCCGGTCCTTCGTCTTCAGCTCCAAGCGCCCCTGCCGGGGCGCTTTTTTTTGCGCACCGGACCCGGCACCTCAGCCGCATTCCTCCCGCAGCTCCTCGCAGAGCACGCGCACCACGTCCCGCAGCGAACCTGTCCGGTCGTGAATCCTGCGTTCCCTCTGGTATGGCAGCGACCCCTCCAGGTTCTGACGCAGCCGCTCCAGGCCCCGCCGTTCATCCTCCTCGGCGTAGGCCTCAAGGCTCTCCAGGGTGGTGCGGGCCACCTCCCGGAGAGACCGCAGGGACCCCTCGTCATCGACGATCAGCTGGGCTTCGATGCCATGGCGCGAGGCCCAGAA encodes:
- a CDS encoding rhomboid family intramembrane serine protease — encoded protein: MGKGRELGLQLRQWVATGSVSLDNPQALANRLIDALGAEESLRGPVRDLATQPLLLRVLQRQGGPQRSAVTALSQHLAGIYAPRVLAELLDLLEACSGVAASQPAGDSQASDLAPVSSGRLPWLQSLRPLGPGLALAAASAPVLFWAGGELDRWFFDPWRWGSGAVLVVALALLQVLALGPLRGLRRRWPLSLEASGDPRRAWCWITAPWIHSASREALLNLVMLAIVLGGSTLPLASLLLRYTLTALATTAPAVLIARRARVLRQWDGASGPIAALIALASALSLLHWKAHPFVVGPVEIPAWVLLVIFGAVQLGWQLPRRDPQDSSSPKARLWSSPWWWGTVLGTAWALVTRAQELARGLGWLG
- the atpC gene encoding ATP synthase F1 subunit epsilon, translated to MTLTLRVLAPDQSVFDGTADEVILPGTTGQLGILTGHVSMLTALDSGVLRVREGGSWQSIALMGGFAEVVANEVTVLVNGAELGSSIDATAAQSDFEAAQQAASALEGSDPSPEKLKAQQALARARARLQASKAA
- the groES gene encoding co-chaperone GroES, whose translation is MAAVSLSVSTVKPLGDRVFIKVSESEEKTAGGILLPDTAKEKPQVGEVVQIGPGKRNDDGSRQAPEVGVGDKVLYSKYAGTDIKLGTDEYVLLSEKDILAVVN
- the atpD gene encoding F0F1 ATP synthase subunit beta, which translates into the protein MAAAAPAVPGTKGTVRQVIGPVLDVEFPAGKLPRIFNALRIEGTNSAGQQVAITAEVQQLLGDHRVRAVAMSSTDGLVRGMGALDTGAPISVPVGEATLGRIFNVLGEPVDEQGPVSTSMTAPIHRQAPKLTELETKPRVFETGIKVIDLLAPYRQGGKVGLFGGAGVGKTVLIQELINNIAKEHGGVSVFGGVGERTREGNDLYEEFKESGVINAGDLSKSKVALCYGQMNEPPGARMRVGLSALTMAEHFRDVNKQDVLLFIDNIFRFVQAGSEVSALLGRMPSAVGYQPTLGTDVGELQERITSTLEGSITSIQAVYVPADDLTDPAPATTFAHLDATTVLSRGLASKGIYPAVDPLDSTSTMLQPAVVGDEHYRTARAVQSTLQRYKELQDIIAILGLDELSEDDRRTVDRARKIEKFLSQPFFVAEIFTGQSGEYVKLDDTIKGFNMILAGELDDLPEAAFYLVGNIDQVRAKAAKILAAAKS
- the groL gene encoding chaperonin GroEL (60 kDa chaperone family; promotes refolding of misfolded polypeptides especially under stressful conditions; forms two stacked rings of heptamers to form a barrel-shaped 14mer; ends can be capped by GroES; misfolded proteins enter the barrel where they are refolded when GroES binds); the protein is MAKRIIYNEQARRALERGIDILAEAVAVTLGPKGRNVVLEKKFGAPQIINDGVTIAKEIELEDHIENTGVALIRQAASKTNDAAGDGTTTATVLAHAMVKAGLRNVAAGANAITLKKGIDKATEFLVGKIEEHAKPISDSNAIAQVGTISAGNDEEVGRMIADAMDKVGKEGVISLEEGKSMTTELEVTEGMRFDKGYISPYFATDTERMEAVLDEPYILLTDKKIGLVQDLVPVLEQIARTGKPLLIIAEDIEKEALATLVVNRLRGVLNVAAVKAPGFGDRRKAMLEDIAVLTNGQLITEDAGLKLENTKLEMLGTARRITINKDTTTIVAEGNEAAVKARCEQIRKQMDETDSSYDKEKLQERLAKLSGGVAVVKVGAATETEMKDKKLRLEDAINATKAAVEEGIVPGGGTTLAHLAPALEEWAAANLSGEELIGATIVASSLTAPLKRIAENAGVNGAVVAEHVRNKPFNEGYNAATGEYVDMLAAGIVDPAKVTRSGLQNAASIAGMVLTTECIVADMPEKKEAAPAGGGGGMGGDFDY